From a region of the Rhipicephalus microplus isolate Deutch F79 chromosome X, USDA_Rmic, whole genome shotgun sequence genome:
- the LOC119162135 gene encoding adenosine receptor A3 — translation MSAMNVTSEDFNVTPRSPLDAARDVYRLAVPVMLVACLMSMVFNVVIVESVHWLRRSPSPTLCFSLSLSAANAYASLVLGVGLVVNSLLPTLYHIQPPACWALSLEAFRLTGLIASVFHLLALAVNHYIGILRPLHYAATVTRRTVWLTTAAMWLVPLFFFLLYFTSVPGQGFQVANCRYDFILWSPFRVTLSGLFFIPLVLMCFIYTHIFVLVRRHQMGTGLSAQIPGQLRRSVKAVYTTLLILGTYLIGWMPAVLFYVLTCLDCPLPITSLSFDLRLTFGILTNTLVLIKSFVDPVIYVVRMREIQEAFVLMWKSRCGLVDVARSSVDLMRMAHSRSDTQRMTTNGSQHKQRCIAQFS, via the coding sequence ATGAGTGCGATGAACGTAACATCAGAAGATTTCAATGTAACCCCGAGGTCTCCATTAGACGCGGCCCGCGACGTGTACCGCCTTGCGGTTCCCGTCATGCTAGTGGCCTGTTTAATGTCCATGGTCTTCAACGTTGTTATAGTCGAGTCGGTTCACTGGCTGCGTCGCAGCCCTAGCCCGACGCTTTGCTTCAGCCTCAGTTTGTCGGCGGCGAACGCTTACGCGTCCCTGGTGCTTGGCGTCGGACTCGTAGTGAACAGCCTCCTTCCGACCTTGTACCACATCCAGCCTCCGGCCTGCTGGGCGCTGTCCCTGGAAGCATTCCGGTTAACGGGTCTCATCGCTTCAGTATTTCACCTACTGGCCCTCGCCGTGAACCATTACATTGGCATCTTGCGGCCTCTTCACTACGCTGCAACTGTCACTCGACGCACTGTATGGCTCACAACAGCAGCAATGTGGCTTGTgcctctctttttcttcctcttgTACTTCACAAGCGTACCGGGGCAGGGATTTCAGGTGGCAAATTGCCGCTACGACTTCATACTCTGGAGCCCCTTCCGCGTTACACTTTCCGGACTTTTCTTCATTCCCCTGGTACTCATGTGTTTCATATACACACACATTTTCGTGCTGGTTAGACGCCACCAAATGGGAACGGGCCTATCCGCGCAAATTCCGGGACAGCTTCGCAGGAGCGTAAAGGCCGTCTACACCACGCTGCTGATACTTGGCACTTACCTCATAGGATGGATGCCAGCCGTACTCTTTTACGTACTGACATGCCTCGATTGTCCCTTGCCAATTACATCGTTGTCCTTCGACCTGCGCCTCACCTTCGGCATACTCACCAACACACTGGTGTTGATCAAGTCTTTTGTCGATCCAGTCATCTACGTAGTGCGGATGCGTGAAATTCAAGAAGCCTTCGTACTCATGTGGAAGTCTCGCTGCGGCCTAGTGGATGTGGCCCGATCTTCAGTAGACCTCATGCGGATGGCCCACTCCCGCAGTGACACGCAACGCATGACGACCAATGGGTCGCAGCACAAACAACGTTGCATCGCCCAGTTCAGCTAG